The proteins below come from a single Vitis vinifera cultivar Pinot Noir 40024 chromosome 9, ASM3070453v1 genomic window:
- the LOC100260098 gene encoding probable disease resistance protein At5g63020, translating to MDCVSPILDVATCLWDCTAKRAVYIRKLEENLKSLESSTEELRNLSEDVMGRVEREEQLQSRRTHEVDGWLRAVQAMEAEVEEILQNGDQEIQQKCLGTCPKNCRSSYKLGKIVRRKIDAVTELKGKGHFDFVAHSLPCAPVDERPMGKTMGLDLMFEKVRRCLEDEQVRSIGLYGIGGVGKTTLLQKINNEYFGKRNDFDVVMWIVVSKPINIGNIQDVILNKLTAPDDKWKNRSKEEKAAEICKLLKSKNFVILLDDMWDRLNLLEVGIPDLSDQTKSKVVLTTRSERVCDEMEVHKRMKVECLTRDEAFSLFRDKVGENILNSHPDIKRLAKIVVEECKGLPLALIVIGRAMASRKTPQEWEQAIQVLKSYPAKFSGMGDQVFPILKFSYDHLDNDTTKSCFLYCSLFPEDHKIWIEDLIDLWIGEGFMDKFVDIYEARNQGEEIIRSLKLACLLEGGVSEHTCKMHDVIRDMALWLSCDYGEEKHKSFVLDHGQLIEAYETVKWKEAQRISLWYSNINEGLSLSPCFLNLRTLILRNSNMKSLPIGFFQFMPVIRVLDLSYNANLVELPLEICRLESLEFLNLARTGIKKMPIELKNLTKLRCLILDNIWKLEVIPPNVISCLSNLQMFRMQLLNIEKDIKEYEEVGELQELECLQYLSWISITLRTIPAVQKYLTSLMLQKCVRHLAMGNCPGLQVVELPLSTLQRLTVLEFQGCYDLERVKINMGLSRGHISNSNFHNLVKVFINGCQFLDLTWLIYAPSLELLCVEDNPAMEEIIGSDECGDSEIDQQNLSIFSRLVVLWLRGLPNLKSIYKQALPFPSLKEIHVAGCPNLRKLPLNSNSATNTLKEIEAHRSWWEELEREDDNLKRTFTSYLKI from the coding sequence ATGGATTGTGTGAGCCCAATCCTGGACGTCGCCACCTGCTTGTGGGATTGCACCGCCAAGAGAGCAGTTTATATTCGTAAGCTTGAAGAAAATCTCAAGTCTTTGGAGAGCTCAACGGAGGAACTGCGCAACTTAAGTGAGGATGTGATGGGAAGAGTCGAGCGTGAGGAGCAACTACAGAGTAGGCGTACGCATGAAGTGGATGGTTGGCTCCGCGCTGTACAGGCCATGGAAGCTGAAGTGGAAGAAATATTGCAAAATGGGGATCAAGAAATCCAACAGAAATGTCTCGGAACCTGTCCTAAGAATTGCAGGTCAAGCTACAAGCTGGGGAAGATTGTGAGAAGAAAGATCGATGCTGTGACTGAATTAAAGGGCAAAGGGCATTTTGATTTTGTGGCTCATAGTTTGCCTTGTGCTCCGGTGGATGAGAGACCGATGGGGAAAACTATGGGCTTAGACTTGATGTTCGAGAAGGTTCGGAGATGCCTGGAAGATGAGCAAGTAAGAAGTATTGGGTTGTATGGAATTGGGGGTGTTGGAAAAACGACCCTCTTGCAGAAAATCAATAATGAGTATTTTGGTAAAAGAAACGATTTTGATGTTGTGATGTGGATAGTGGTGTCGAAACCAATCAACATAGGAAATATTCAAGACGTGATCCTAAATAAATTAACGGCCCCAGATGACAAATGGAAGAATCGAAGCAAGGAAGAGAAGGCTGCAGAAATATGCAAGTTGTTGAAATCCAAAAACTTTGTGATATTGCTTGATGATATGTGGGACCGACTCAATCTCTTGGAGGTGGGGATCCCTGATTTGAGTGATCAAACTAAGTCCAAAGTAGTACTCACTACCCGATCTGAACGAGTATGCGATGAAATGGAGGTTCATAAGAGGATGAAGGTAGAGTGTTTGACACGGGATGAAGCGTTTTCTCTGTTTCGCGACAAGGTTGGTGAGAATATCTTGAATTCACATCCAGATATAAAAAGGCTTGCTAAGATTGTTGTTGAGGAATGCAAAGGATTGCCGCTTGCCCTCATCGTCATCGGGCGAGCAATGGCTAGCAGGAAAACTCCTCAAGAATGGGAGCAAGCAATACAAGTGTTGAAGAGTTACCCAGCAAAGTTTTCAGGTATGGGAGATCAAGTATTTCCGATTTTGAAATTCAGTTACGATCACTTGGACAATGACACCACCAAATCATGTTTCCTATATTGTTCGCTATTCCCTGAAGACCATAAAATTTGGATTGAAGACCTCATAGATCTTTGGATCGGGGAGGGGTTTATGGACAAATTTGTTGATATATATGAAGCACGCAACCAAGGAGAGGAGATTATTAGAAGCTTAAAACTTGCATGTCTCTTGGAAGGTGGTGTATCGGAACACACTTGTAAGATGCATGATGTGATCCGTGACATGGCTCTATGGTTATCATGTGATTATGGGGAAGAGAAACACAAAAGTTTTGTACTAGATCATGGTCAATTGATTGAAGCATATGAAACTGTGAAATGGAAAGAAGCTCAACGGATTTCACTATGGTATTCTAATATCAATGAAGGACTCTCTCTATCACCCTGTTTCCTCAATCTCCgaactttgattttgagaaatAGTAACATGAAGTCACTTCCAATTGGATTCTTCCAATTCATGCCTGTCATAAGAGTTTTGGATTTGTCGTACAATGCAAATTTAGTGGAGTTACCTCTGGAGATTTGTAGATTAGAGAGTTTGGAATTTCTTAATCTAGCAAGGACGGGTATAAAAAAGATGCCTATAGAGCTGAAGAATTTGACAAAACTGAGGTGTTTGATATTAGACAATATATGGAAGCTTGAAGTAATTCCACCAAACGTGATATCTTGCCTTTCAAATTTGCAGATGTTTAGGATGCAATTATTAAACATTGAAAAGGATATTAAGGAATATGAGGAAGTTGGAGAGTTGCAGGAGTTGGAGTGCTTGCAATACCTGAGTTGGATAAGTATCACGTTACGTACAATCCCAGCTGTTCAAAAATATCTCACCTCCTTGATGCTGCAGAAGTGCGTACGACATTTAGCGATGGGCAACTGCCCAGGTTTGCAGGTGGTGGAGTTGCCACTTTCAACTTTGCAAAGACTCACTGTGCTTGAATTTCAAGGCTGTTATGATTTGGAACgtgttaaaataaatatgggacTGTCTCGAGGTCATATCTCAAACTCAAACTTCCACAACCTTGTTAAGGTGTTTATTAACGGGTGTCAATTCTTGGACTTGACCTGGCTTATTTATGCTCCAAGCCTTGAGTTGCTGTGCGTTGAAGACAATCCTGCAATGGAAGAAATTATAGGGAGTGATGAGTGTGGAGACTCAGAAATTGACCAACAAAATCTCAGCATATTCTCAAGACTTGTGGTGTTATGGTTACGTGGTCTCCCAAATCTAAAGAGTATCTACAAGCAGGCCTTGCCATTTCCTTCCCTCAAAGAGATCCATGTGGCTGGTTGTCCAAATCTAAGGAAATTGCCATTGAATTCCAATAGTGCCACCAACACTTTAAAAGAAATTGAGGCGCATCGAAGCTGGTGGGAGGAGTTGGAGAGGGAGGATGACAACCTCAAGCGCACTTTCACTTCGTATCTTAAAATATGA
- the LOC100246260 gene encoding protein MODIFIED TRANSPORT TO THE VACUOLE 1 has translation MDSSRRAVESYWRSRMIDGATSDEDKVTPVYKLEEICELLRSSHVSIVKEVSEFILKRLDHKSPVVRQKALRLIKYAVGKSGVEFRREMQRHSVAVRQLLHYKGQLDALKGDALNKAVRDTAQETISAIFAAEENKPAPSEDLNRRIQGFGNTNYEMPSEDKKSFLSEVVGLGSTSIKQGISSITQGHSLRKNDNGSYKSPNLRRSLTTEIEYQDRYEGVEHQNETQSSFGSSKNVSGGPWNQDVRITKSETTNGDSSSSFAESKTREERLLETIVTSGGVRLQPTRDAIQIFLIEAAKLDALALSHALESKLHSPLWQVRMKAVCVLDSILRKKDEEQFSTVASYFCENKDVVLKCCESPQASLREKANKVLSLLGGEQTGSTMSPPEKPLKTETVPAVQMPDLIDTGGPDDYYGAEDSIKTQSDQSVPNLTTSTSPLIDDLFGDGLGVSENTGEQKNDDDPFADVSFLSGEAREQVDDLFSGMTVDDKVGANEIPKAATSNEPELFDIFGSNAELPQEQENHKKDVNDLMAGLSINGNVSNTTQKGMLPGALSETVFSDSNSYSPKQVSNDALNGFGSETAGMNANAMFPLGSMPYNIPPGIMFNPAFPSQPMNYGAMGNFFAQQQFLAAMSNFQQLGNLTSQSAGMGHAGGTMEGGYSSPLPDIFHPHIPTQSPTAVMTSSKKEETKAFDFISDHLAAARDPKRVI, from the exons ATGGATTCGAGCAGGAGAGCTGTGGAATCGTACTGGAGATCGCGAATGATTGATGGAGCAACGTCTGACGAAGACAAGGTCACGCCTGTTTACAAATTAGAAGAGATTTGCGAGCTCCTTCGGTCTTCGCATGTTAGTATTGTGAAGGAAGTCTCTGAGTTTATTTTGAAACGGCTCGATCATAAGAGCCCAGTTGTTAGACAGAAG GCTCTAAGGCTGATTAAATATGCGGTGGGAAAGTCAGGTGTGGAGTTTAGAAGGGAAATGCAAAGACACTCAGTGGCTGTGCGACAGTTACTCCATTACAAGGGCCAGTTAGATGCTTTGAAGGGGGATGCCCTTAATAAGGCTGTTCGAGACACGGCTCAAGAAACTATCTCTGCTATCTTTGCTGCAGAGGAAAATAAGCCAGCACCTTCAGAAGATCTTAATAGACGAATTCAAGGTTTTGGGAATACAAACTATGAGATGCCATCAGAAGATAAGAAATCATTTCTCAGTGAGGTAGTTGGTCTTGGAAGTACATCTATCAAACAGGGAATTAGTAGTATCACACAAGGTCATTCGCTAAGGAAGAATGATAATGGAAGCTACAAGAGTCCAAATCTTCGAAGGTCATTGACTACAGAAATTGAGTACCAAGATAGATATGAAGGAGTTGAACATCAAAATGAAACCCAAAGTAGTTTTGGCAGCTCAAAGAATGTTTCTGGTGGGCCTTGGAACCAGGATGTACGAATAACCAAGTCAGAAACTACCAACGGAGACTCCAGTTCAAGCTTTGCTGAGAGTAAGACCCGTGAGGAGAGATTATTGGAAACAATAGTGACATCAGGAGGTGTACGTCTGCAGCCCACTCGAGATGCTATTCAGATTTTCCTCATAGAAGCTGCAAAGTTGGATGCTTTGGCGTTAAGTCATGCCCTTGAATCAAAGCTCCATTCTCCTCTGTGGCAG GTGCGGATGAAAGCTGTTTGTGTGCTTGACTCAATTTTGAGGAAAAAGGATGAAGAACAGTTTTCAACTGTAGCATcttatttttgtgaaaacaaAGATGTTGTGTTGAAATGTTGCGAGTCTCCCCAAGCTTCACTGAGGGAAAAGGCAAACAAG GTGTTAAGCCTTTTGGGTGGAGAGCAAACAGGCAGCACAATGAGCCCTCCTGAAAAGCCACTGAAGACTGAGACAGTGCCTGCAGTTCAGATGCCTGACTTAATAGACACTGGTGGTCCAGATGATTACTATGGGGCAGAAGATTCTATAAAAACCCAAAGTGATCAAAGTGTACCAAATTTGACAACATCAACCAGCCCTCTAATTGATGATTTATTTGGAGATGGTCTTGGTGTTAGTGAGAACACTGGTGAACAAAAAAATGATGACGATCCCTTTGCAGATGTCTCATTTCTCAGTGGCGAGGCTAGAGAACAGGTAGATGACCTCTTTTCAGGAATGACTGTTGATGATAAAGTGGGTGCTAATGAGATTCCTAAGGCAGCAACTAGTAATGAACCTGAactatttgatatttttgggTCAAATGCTGAACTTCCTCAGGAGcaagaaaatcataaaaagGATGTTAATGATTTAATGGCTGGTTTATCCATTAATGGAAATGTCTCAAATACGACACAGAAAGGAATGCTTCCTGGGGCACTCTCTGAGACTGTGTTCTCAGATTCAAATAGTTACTCCCCCAAGCAAGTCTCCAATGATGCTTTGAATGGTTTTGGTTCTGAAACGGCTGGCATGAATGCAAATGCCATGTTTCCTTTGGGTTCAATGCCCTATAATATCCCTCCAGGCATTATGTTCAATCCAGCTTTTCCTTCTCAACCAATGAATTATGGTGCCATGGGGAATTTCTTTGCCCAGCAGCAGTTCCTAGCAGCAATGTCCAACTTTCAGCAGCTGGGGAACCTGACTTCTCAAAGTGCTGGCATGGGTCATGCTGGTGGAACAATGGAAGGAGGATATTCTTCACCCCTCCCTGACATTTTTCATCCACATATTCCTACTCAAAGTCCCACTGCAGTAATGACCAGTTCAAAGAAAGAGGAGACAAaagcatttgattttatctCT GATCATCTGGCTGCTGCTCGAGATCCAAAGAGGGTGATTTGA
- the LOC100254820 gene encoding tRNase Z TRZ3, mitochondrial: protein MPHLTSFRLLYCSPLLSPFKSPFLSFSTLSKSKSPLLNPPSFFTVLSSSSGRYPKLRRHPHHLRRRNSSSFRETNRRDKGMSTEETESGSVGFNKRRAEGRDKNDRPKTLQLKARKLNPVNTICYVQILGTGMDTQDTSSSVLLFFDKQRFIFNAGEGLQRFCTEHKIKLSKIDHIFLSRVCSETAGGLPGLLLTLAGMGDEGMSVNIWGPSDLKYLVDAMRSFIPNAAMVHTRSFGQALGSDGAPIPDLREFSDPIVLIDDEVVKISAILLRPSCLKGSQIVTEEPNMLYPSEVGIEGRRDHLQEPILPHSAGEDSKAGAMVKPGDISVIYVCELPEIKGKFDPQKAVALGLKAGPKYRELQLGKSVVSDRKNIMVHPSDVMGPSIPGPLVLLVDCPTESYLQDLLSVESLSSYYAGSSSNPPESAKTVNCVIHLSPASVVRAPNYQVWMKRFGAAQHIMAGHEMKNVEIPILKSSARIAARLNYLCPRFFPAPGFWSLRHLNHSIPELIASSEGSVTKLCESVAAENLLKFHLRPYAQLGLDRSGIPSLSSPSEIIDDLVSEIPEVVDAAQEVGQFWNGFGEAKGEITPMHDDKVMIEEPWLNWNTLPGCLENITREDMEIVLLGTGSSQPSKYRNVTSIYINLFSKGSLLLDCGEGTLGQLKRRFSVEGADNAVRGLRCIWISHIHADHHAGLARILTLRRDLLKGVPHEPLLVIGPRQLKRYLDAYQKLEDLDMQFLDCRHTTEVSLNAFECSFETNKEHSSPEGPVSFEDVNNRNTVELMNQNIDSSLFAKGSRMQSYWKRPGSPVDHSVAFPILKNLKKVLCEAGLEALISFPVVHCPQAFGVVLKASERINSVGKVIPGWKIVYSGDTRPCPELIEAARGATVLIHEATFEEGMVDEAIARNHSTTNEAIEVGNSAGAYRIILTHFSQRYPKIPVFDDAHMHKTCIAFDLMSVNMADLPVLPKVLPYLKLLFRNEMTVDELDDVISAGLAS, encoded by the exons ATGCCCCATCTCACAAGCTTCCGCCTCCTGTACTGCTCTCCTCTCCTTTCTCCATTTAAATCCCCATTTCTCTCTTTCTCCACCCTCTCCAAATCCAAGTCCCCTCTTCTCAATCCTCCTTCATTCTTCACTGTCCTCTCTTCTTCGTCTGGAAGGTATCCTAAACTCCGTCGTCACCCCCACCATCTGAGGAGAAGGAATAGCAGTTCTTTCAGGGAGACTAATAGGAGAGACAAAGGTATGTCAACGGAGGAGACTGAGTCTGGGTCTGTTGGGTTTAACAAGAGGAGGGCTGAGGGGAGAGACAAGAATGACAGGCCCAAGACCCTTCAGTTGAAAGCTCGGAAACTCAATCCTGTCAATACCATATGCTATGTTCAG ATTCTGGGGACTGGGATGGATACACAAGATACTTCGTCTTCTGTCTTGCTTTTCTTTGataaacaaagatttattttCAATGCTGGAGAG GGCTTGCAACGTTTCTGCACAGAGCATAAGATTAAGTTGTCAAAG ATTGATCACATATTTCTGTCTCGTGTCTGCTCTGAAACGGCTGGTGGACTTCCAG GGCTTCTTTTGACTTTGGCTGGCATGGGAGATGAAGGAATGTCT GTCAATATTTGGGGTCCCTCAGATCTTAAATATTTAGTTGATGCAATGAGATCCTTTATCCCAAATGCTGCCATGGTCCATACTCGTAGCTTTGGGCAAGCTCTTGGTTCTGATGGTGCTCCTATTCCTGATCTTAGGGAGTTTTCAGATCCCATTGTTCTCATTGATGATGAAGTTGTGAAAATATCAGCCATTCTCTTGCGACCAAGTTGCCTGAAAGGATCTCAGATTGTGACAGAGGAACCCAACATGCTATATCCTTCTGAAGTAGGCATAGAAGGGAGAAGGGATCATCTTCAGGAACCAATTTTACCACATTCAGCAGGTGAAGACAGCAAAGCTGGTGCTATGGTGAAGCCTGGTGATATTTCTGTAATTTATGTTTGTGAATTGCCTGAGATTAAAGGGAAATTTGACCCTCAAAAAGCTGTGGCTCTTGGACTGAAAGCTGGGCCAAAATACCGTGAATTACAGCTTGGGAAATCAGTAGTGTCAGATCGAAAAAATATCATG gtTCATCCAAGTGATGTGATGGGACCTTCTATTCCTGGTCCTCTTGTATTGCTTGTAGACTGCCCAACGGAATCATATCTACAGGACCTTTTATCCGTGGAATCCCTCAGTAGTTATTATGCTGGTTCGTCAAGCAACCCACCAGAGAGTGCCAAAACAGTGAATTGTGTAATTCACTTAAGTCCTGCATCTGTTGTAAGGGCTCCCAATTACCAAGTGTGGATGAAGAGATTTGGTGCTGCCCAACATATCATGGCTGGACATGAAAT GAAGAATGTGGAAATTCCGATTCTAAAATCTAGTGCAAGAATTGCAGCACGACTTAACTACCTTTGTCCTCGGTTCTTTCCAGCCCCAGGTTTTTGGTCTCTTCGGCATCTTAACCACTCAATTCCAGAATTGATTGCTTCAAGTGAG GGTTCTGTTACAAAGCTTTGTGAAAGCGTTGCTGCTGAAAATCTTCTAAAG TTCCATTTGCGCCCATATGCACAGCTTGGTTTGGATAGATCTGGTATACCGAGTTTGAGCTCTCCCTCAGAAATAATTGATGACTTAGTTTCAGAGATCCCAGAGGTTGTAGATGCTGCCCAAGAAGTAGGCCAATTTTGGAATGGGTTTGGAGAAGCAAAAGGGGAGATAACTCCCATGCATGATGATAAAGTTATGATTGAAGAACCATGGTTGAATTGGAATACTCTTCCTGGTTGTTTGGAGAATATAACAAGAGAAGACATGGAGATTGTTCTTCTAGGGACTGGTTCTTCCCAGCCATCTAAATACAGAAATGTTACTTCTATTTATATTAATCTTTTCTCAAAGGGAAGTTTGCTCCTAGATTGCGGTGAAGGAACCCTGGGACAACTGAAACGAAG ATTTAGTGTAGAGGGTGCTGACAATGCTGTGAGGGGTTTAAGATGTATTTGGATTTCTCATATTCATGCTGATCACCATGCGGGTCTGGCAAGAATACTTACTTTGCGACGTGATTTGTTGAAGGGAGTACCTCATGAACCTTTGCTTGTTATTGGGCCAAGGCAGCTTAAGAGATATCTAGATGCATACCAAAAACTTGAAGATCTAGATATGCAGTTCCTTGATTGCAGGCACACCACAGAAGTTTCACTGAATGCTTTCGAGTGCAGTTTTGAAACAAACAAGGAACACTCTTCTCCAGAAGGTCCAGTCAGTTTTGAGGATGTAAACAATAGAAATACAGTTGAgttaatgaatcaaaatattgatTCCTCTTTATTTGCTAAAGGAAGTCGTATGCAGAGCTATTGGAAGAGACCAGGGAGTCCTGTTGACCATAGCGTGGCTTTCCCAATCCTAAAGAACTTGAAGAAAGTGCTCTGTGAAGCAGGTTTGGAGGCTTTGATCAGCTTTCCTGTTGTGCACTGTCCCCAGGCATTCGGTGTTGTCTTGAAAGCATCAGAGAGAATCAATAGTGTTGGAAAAGTTATACCAGGGTGGAAGATTGTGTACTCTGGTGACACTAGGCCCTGCCCAGAACTAATAGAAGCAGCTCGTGGAGCAACAGTTCTTATACACGAG GCAACTTTTGAGGAGGGGATGGTGGATGAGGCAATAGCAAGAAACCACAGCACAACAAATGAAGCAATCGAAGTTGGGAACTCTGCTGGCGCATACCGGATCATCCTTACCCACTTCAGCCAAAGATACCCAAAAATTCCAGTTTTTGATGATGCCCATATGCACAAAACATGCATTGCCTTCGACCTGATGAGTGTTAACATGGCAGATTTGCCTGTCCTCCCAAAAGTTCTTCCATACCTTAAACTCCTCTTTAGGAATGAGATGACTGTTGACGAACTGGATGATGTAATTTCTGCAGGTTTGGCCTCttaa
- the LOC100241139 gene encoding photosynthetic NDH subunit of subcomplex B 3, chloroplastic, whose translation MGTLQLNSYGLSSFSLTQNFTSKTHKTLKPFNPPSSSRPKIKAIGTIPESQSQATPSDEPPSVNFAFVNSVLLPDGTPDVHFRSACGGQKLRDIMLDSNIDLYGPYARPLLNCGGGGTCGTCIVEVIEGKDLLTPRTDKEKEKLKRNPKTWRLACQTTVGKADSRGLVVIQQLPEWKAHEWTYEKELPSET comes from the exons ATGGGTACTCTTCAACTCAACTCATATGGCCTATCTTCTTTCTCACTCACCCAGAACTTCACCTCCAAAACCCACAAAACCCTTAAACCCTTCAACCCTCCTTCCTCCTCTAGACCCAAAATCAAGGCCATTGGGACCATCCCAGAAAGCCAGTCACAGGCTACCCCATCAGATGAACCACCTTCCGTCAACTTTGCATTTGTCAAT TCAGTGTTGCTCCCTGATGGCACCCCGGATGTACATTTCCGATCAGCATGTGGTGGCCAAAAACTTAGGGACATAATGTTGGATTCTAACATTGATTTATACGGACCGTAT GCTAGGCCTCTGTTAAATTGTGGAGGAGGGGGAACCTGTGGGACTTGCATTGTGGAG GTTATTGAAGGGAAGGATCTCCTCACCCCACGGACAGACAAGGAGAAGGAAAAACTCAAAAGG AACCCAAAAACTTGGAGACTTGCCTGTCAAACCACAGTGGGCAAGGCAGACTCAAGAGGCCTG GTGGTGATCCAGCAACTTCCCGAATGGAAAGCCCATGAATGGACTTATGAAAAAGAATTGCCTTCGGAAACTTGA
- the TIP2;1 gene encoding aquaporin TIP2-1 (The RefSeq protein has 1 substitution compared to this genomic sequence) codes for MPKIAFGRFDDSFSLASFKAYLAEFHSTILFVFAGVGSVMAYNKLTSDAALDPAGLVAVAVAHGFALFVAVAISANISGGHVNPAVTFGLVVGGQITILTGILYWIAQLVGSILACFLLKLVTGGLTTPVHSLGAGVGVIDAIVFEIVITFALVYTVYATAVDPKKGSLGIIAPIAIGLVVGANILAAGPFSGGSMNPARSFGPAVVSGDFKDNWIYWVGPLIGGGMGGSVYAIIYMGSDHQPLASSEF; via the exons ATGCCTAAAATAGCCTTCGGCCGCTTCGATGATTCCTTCAGTTTGGCCTCCTTCAAGGCCTACCTTGCTGAGTTCCACTCCACCATACTCTTCGTCTTTGCTGGAGTCGGTTCAGTCATGGCTTACA ACAAGTTGACATCAGACGCTGCTCTTGACCCGGCGGGGCTGGTGGCGGTTGCTGTTGCCCATGGTTTCGCTCTCTTTGTTGCAGTCGCTATTAGCGCCAACATCTCCGGTGGCCATGTTAACCCTGCGGTGACCTTCGGGCTGGTTGTTGGTGGTCAGATCACCATTCTCACTGGCATCTTGTACTGGATTGCCCAGCTTGTTGGCTCCATTCTTGCATGTTTCCTACTCAAACTTGTCACAGGAGGCTTG ACGACTCCCGTCCATAGTCTTGGAGCTGGGGTTGGAGTCATTGATGCTATTGTCTTCGAGATCGTGATCACTTTCGCTCTGGTCTACACCGTCTATGCAACGGCGGTTGACCCGAAGAAGGGCTCACTGGGCATCATTGCACCCATTGCCATAGGTCTTGTTGTAGGTGCAAACATCCTGGCTGCAGGCCCATTCTCCGGTGGATCAATGAACCCCGCCCGCTCCTTCGGCCCCGCCGTCGTCAGCGGCGACTTCAAGGACAACTGGATCTACTGGGTGGGACCCCTAATTGGAGGTGGCATGGGAGGATCTGTCTATGCAATTATGTACATGGGCTCTGATCATCAACCACTAGCGTCCAGCGAATTCTAA
- the LOC100249690 gene encoding protein JINGUBANG → MEFYGKGNLWNFVEEERRNMHFTRSLSFSTDQNVSEPHESPFVSPKASSASATSIPLSPMSPETPWKLSPMHASPSPSLLYHCLASLHRYEGNVFSIAISRDFIFTGSESSRIHTWKRPDCTEVGHIKASSPDVRAILAHGRILFTTHGDCKIRVWDVSVTEKFRPKKITTLPHRNPFFLFPKKNSHQHKDYISCLAYNDGEKLLYTGSWDKSVKVWNIFEKRCVDSFVAHEGHINAIVINQQDGCVFTCSSDGAVKIWRRVYGESSHILTMTLKFQLSPVNTLALSSSPSSCFLYSGSSDGLINFWDKEKTSGRFNHCGFLQGHHFAVLCLATIRELILSGSEDATIRVWRREEGHCFHSCLAVMDGHHGPVRCLAASLEIEGLLVYSASLDRTFKVWRVKLLTPEKAAMEELVVTNDQQTEIEECKMSPVLSPSWVEKKIQANHFQ, encoded by the coding sequence ATGGAGTTCTATGGCAAAGGAAACCTTTGGAACTTCGTTGAAGAAGAAAGGAGGAACATGCATTTTACCAGGAGCCTCTCTTTCAGTACTGATCAAAATGTGTCTGAACCCCATGAATCCCCTTTTGTTTCTCCTAAGGCTTCTTCGGCTTCGGCAACATCGATCCCATTATCGCCCATGAGCCCCGAGACTCCATGGAAGCTCTCCCCCATGCATGCATCTCCCTCCCCATCCCTTCTCTATCACTGCTTAGCTTCACTCCATCGATATGAAGGTAACGTCTTTTCTATTGCTATTTCAAGGGATTTTATCTTTACTGGTTCCGAGAGTAGCCGAATCCATACATGGAAAAGGCCTGATTGCACTGAAGTTGGTCACATTAAGGCTAGTTCTCCTGATGTGCGAGCCATCTTGGCTCATGGAAGGATACTCTTCACAACACATGGTGACTGCAAAATCCGAGTATGGGATGTTTCAGTTACTGAGAAATTTCGACCGAAGAAGATCACTACCTTACCTCACAGAAATCCATTCTTCTTGTTTCCAAAGAAGAACTCTCACCAGCACAAAGACTACATCTCTTGCCTGGCCTACAACGATGGAGAAAAGCTTTTGTACACAGGATCATGGGATAAATCAGTGAAGGTTTGGAACATCTTCGAGAAGCGATGTGTTGATTCATTTGTGGCTCATGAGGGCCATATTAATGCAATTGTGATCAACCAACAAGATGGGTGTGTTTTCACTTGCTCCTCTGATGGTGCAGTGAAAATATGGAGAAGGGTTTATGGAGAAAGCTCACATATCCTCACCATGACACTGAAATTCCAGCTTTCACCAGTCAATACCTTGGCACTGAGCTCATCGCCCAGCTCTTGTTTCCTCTATTCAGGCTCATCTGATGGCCTAATAAACTTCTGGGATAAGGAAAAGACTTCTGGTCGATTCAACCATTGTGGGTTCTTACAAGGTCATCATTTTGCCGTCCTGTGTCTAGCAACTATACGTGAATTAATCCTCAGCGGTTCTGAGGATGCAACTATAAGGGTGTGGAGAAGAGAGGAAGGGCATTGCTTTCATTCATGTCTGGCAGTTATGGATGGACATCATGGGCCAGTGAGGTGCTTAGCTGCATCTTTGGAAATCGAGGGGTTGTTGGTATATAGTGCAAGCTTGGATCGAACTTTCAAGGTATGGCGAGTTAAACTTTTGACACCAGAGAAGGCAGCAATGGAGGAATTAGTAGTAACAAATGATCAGCAGACAGAGATTGAGGAGTGTAAGATGAGTCCAGTTTTATCTCCTTCATGGGTAGAGAAGAAGATTCAAGCCAACCATTTTCAGTAG